From one Planktothrix agardhii NIES-204 genomic stretch:
- a CDS encoding peptidase C14, caspase catalytic subunit p20: MTNSTPNFHALLIGINFYFPHRLPEGNCYKNLKGCVQDINHVETYLKNTFNLTPDQIIKLTATASDNPEQPQEPPELLPTYENIVNKFKEVTAKAQPQDLIYIHYSGHGGRAKTIYEDIKGFGAFDEALVPTDIGQPNSRYLRDLELAKLLDDMVQKQLAVTVVFDSCHSGGATRDETKEEENIAARGSHFIDMTDRPKDSLVAPPDEFAQISRNIVTNSRSITVADSLFPTPNGYSLIAACRDHELAYEKVFEGTERNGALTYFLLKALRQFGTEISAQELYDRISNFVNNEFKQQTPLLIGETERTFFGTQTVKVSRTAPVMKVDVAKNRVQLRMGQASGIKKGAEFDIFKFRTRDFKDTDQRILSAKVVELGASDCWVEITQLYNLRTINNQLQEGMIDIGFPAYYIGPGVKQIRKVRLLLPDASVQFPGINLLSIPTKIKQIKERVEGHRWIEFCSEEEPDENVDYFVSLNSEGEYWILDTNKQRVKNILFPIKVNEPEAEERLINRLIHVARYYTVLDLDNEDAFSPLIGKLKVELVKSEKKQLKVLNTGNNIPLIIEGEENIYLKVRNESNRILNITVLILDADLSISTFYLDGVAAEVIEPGQEKNSIKSLTLELPQNYEEALNVMKVFATVNTTNFEFLELPALDQERRGFGTQPPTNSLEKLLAAVVDENNPTRKVTMAVDASEEWTTEKVEFVLKKS, encoded by the coding sequence ATGACTAATTCAACCCCTAACTTCCACGCCCTACTCATTGGTATTAATTTCTATTTCCCCCATCGCTTACCCGAAGGGAACTGCTACAAGAACTTAAAGGGCTGTGTCCAAGATATTAACCACGTCGAAACCTATTTAAAAAATACCTTTAACCTCACCCCTGACCAAATTATTAAACTCACGGCGACAGCTTCCGATAATCCTGAACAACCCCAAGAACCCCCGGAATTGTTACCGACTTATGAAAATATTGTTAACAAATTTAAAGAAGTAACCGCCAAAGCCCAACCTCAAGATCTCATTTATATTCACTATTCCGGTCACGGGGGACGGGCTAAAACAATTTATGAAGATATTAAGGGGTTTGGAGCCTTCGATGAAGCGTTAGTTCCCACCGATATTGGTCAACCCAATTCCCGCTATTTACGAGATTTGGAATTAGCTAAACTTCTCGATGATATGGTGCAAAAACAGTTAGCCGTAACGGTGGTTTTTGATAGTTGTCATTCGGGTGGCGCAACGAGAGACGAAACCAAAGAGGAAGAAAATATTGCTGCGCGGGGTTCCCATTTTATTGATATGACAGACCGACCGAAAGATAGTTTAGTTGCTCCTCCTGATGAATTTGCCCAAATCTCACGAAATATTGTTACTAATAGTCGCAGTATTACGGTTGCTGATAGTTTATTTCCCACCCCAAATGGTTACAGCTTAATTGCAGCTTGTCGGGATCATGAATTAGCCTATGAAAAGGTATTTGAAGGCACAGAACGGAACGGTGCTTTAACGTATTTCTTGTTAAAAGCTCTACGGCAATTCGGTACAGAAATCTCCGCCCAAGAGCTATATGATCGCATTTCTAATTTCGTTAATAATGAATTTAAACAACAAACTCCATTGTTAATTGGAGAGACAGAACGTACTTTTTTTGGCACTCAAACGGTCAAGGTGAGCCGGACTGCTCCAGTGATGAAAGTAGATGTTGCCAAAAATCGAGTCCAGTTACGAATGGGTCAAGCCAGTGGGATAAAAAAAGGTGCAGAATTCGATATTTTTAAATTCAGAACCAGGGATTTTAAGGATACCGATCAGCGAATTTTAAGTGCTAAAGTTGTCGAGTTGGGAGCCTCTGACTGTTGGGTAGAAATAACGCAATTATACAACCTCAGAACCATTAATAATCAATTACAGGAAGGAATGATTGATATCGGTTTTCCTGCTTATTATATAGGGCCAGGGGTGAAACAAATTCGCAAAGTTCGGCTGCTTTTACCTGACGCATCAGTGCAATTTCCCGGTATTAATCTGTTATCAATTCCAACAAAAATTAAACAAATTAAAGAAAGAGTGGAAGGTCATCGCTGGATAGAATTCTGTTCAGAAGAAGAACCCGATGAGAATGTAGATTATTTTGTTTCCCTGAATTCAGAAGGGGAATATTGGATTTTAGATACCAACAAACAACGGGTTAAAAATATTCTATTTCCGATAAAAGTCAATGAACCGGAAGCCGAGGAAAGGTTAATTAACCGCCTCATTCATGTTGCTCGATATTATACTGTTTTAGATTTGGATAATGAGGATGCTTTTTCTCCCTTAATTGGTAAACTGAAGGTTGAATTAGTTAAATCAGAGAAAAAACAATTAAAAGTGTTGAATACGGGGAACAATATTCCTCTAATAATAGAAGGTGAAGAAAATATTTATCTAAAAGTTCGGAATGAATCTAATCGAATCTTAAATATTACTGTCTTGATCCTAGATGCGGATTTAAGTATTTCTACATTCTATCTTGATGGTGTAGCTGCTGAGGTGATAGAACCTGGACAAGAGAAAAACTCAATAAAAAGCCTCACACTTGAATTACCCCAAAATTATGAGGAAGCACTAAATGTGATGAAAGTGTTTGCAACGGTGAATACAACAAATTTTGAATTCTTAGAATTACCCGCCTTAGACCAAGAACGAAGAGGATTTGGAACTCAGCCACCGACTAATTCCTTGGAGAAATTATTAGCGGCTGTTGTGGATGAAAATAACCCAACGCGAAAGGTTACAATGGCGGTAGATGCCAGTGAGGAATGGACAACGGAAAAGGTAGAATTTGTGTTAAAAAAAAGCTAG
- a CDS encoding WD-40 repeat-containing protein, whose product MNNNDAVKTILILAANPTNTSRLRLEEEIREIDEGLRRANQRHQYKLEQKLAVRSRDFYRAILDYQPQIVHFCGHGAGQDGIVLEDDTGKMVLLETKTLASMFKLFAKKSVECVILNACYSEVQAEAISQYVDYVLGMKKAVGDKAAVAFSVAFYDALAAGYEVEEAYELGCSQMMSFLEQETPVFKKKPLIPTLINIDIHVFDDVIPPNPYQGLAAFGEEDADFFFGQENFINKLVEVTQNQPLVGIIGPSGSGKSSVVFAGLIPKLRQQGNWLIEVFRPGKEPFLPLASALVRQLEPEAGETQFLRESVGLASDFQQGRITVQQVISRILERNPGKRLLLVADQLEELYTLCPVKEEQERFADELLAAIAQENVRLVFTLRADFLNYVLSYRPFRDALQAHTPQFLSSMKREELQQAIELPAQKLEVELEEQLTQRILDDVGQEPGNLPLLEFALTRLWEKQKNRTLTHAAYQEIGGVKKAIANHAEQVYQKLSEPEKQQAQRIFVQLVRPGEGTEDTRRVATRAEVGEDNWNLVSYLAGYQARLVVTGRHQKDLTPRPPSLPGNGEYESPSPRRRGVWGEVTFAEDTVEVIHEALIREWETLRQWINDNREFRTWQERLKLALREWKNNKQDVEWLLWGTLLTVAEDWLQKRADEITSEERDFIQVSIKDRDREKREIERRRRLTLMGLSGFSVIALSLAGVAGFGLWNARIKEINGLAQYSDALLNLDGSKAVKASLKAAMQMQQTPLVDADTRTQVELALLNIVSNVAAPNTLGGHAQGVYGVSFSPDGKFLATGSADRTVKLWDASTGKEIKTLSGHINSVKAVSFSPDGKLLATGSEDKTVKLWNTTTWEEIKTLTGRSSVHAVSFSPDSKLLATGSADSMVKLWDVSTGKEIKTLTRPTDGVYGVSFSPDGKLLATGSADSMVKLWDVSTGKEIKTLTGHTHLVYGVSFSPDGKFLATGSADNTVKLWDVSTGKEIKTLTGHTHSVNAVSFSPDGKFLATGSADNTVKLWDASTGKEIKTLSGHTDWVYGVSFSPDGKTLATGSYDNTVKLWDASTGKEIKTLSGHTYWVKAVSFSPDSKLLATGSYDKTVKLWDASTGEEIKPLSGHTHVVHAVSFSPDSKLLATGSSDTTVKLWNVSTGKEIKTLSGHINSVNAVSFSADGNRLATGSGDTTVKLWDVSTGKEIKTLTGHINSVHAVSFSPDGKLLATGSYDNTVKLWDASTGKEIKTLSGHTHSVHAVSFSPDGKLLATGSADNTVKLWDASTGEEIKPLSGHTHWVIAVSFSPDSKLLATGSADSRVKLWDASTGEEIKTLSGHTDWVYGVSFSPDGKKLATVSGDNKVKLWRLDFDYLVQEGCKFIDNYLKPNPDDVEAQEIEWELCSKLSKR is encoded by the coding sequence ATGAATAACAATGATGCTGTTAAGACAATTCTGATTCTAGCTGCTAACCCAACTAATACGTCTCGGTTGCGATTAGAAGAAGAAATTCGGGAAATTGATGAAGGATTACGACGGGCAAATCAACGACATCAGTATAAATTAGAACAGAAATTAGCAGTCCGTTCTCGTGATTTTTATCGGGCAATATTAGATTATCAACCGCAAATTGTTCATTTCTGCGGACATGGGGCAGGACAGGATGGAATTGTCCTCGAAGATGATACGGGAAAAATGGTCTTACTGGAGACAAAAACCCTCGCCAGTATGTTTAAATTATTTGCCAAAAAAAGTGTTGAATGTGTGATTTTAAATGCTTGTTATTCAGAAGTACAAGCCGAGGCAATTAGTCAATATGTTGATTATGTATTAGGAATGAAGAAAGCGGTGGGGGATAAAGCCGCCGTTGCTTTTTCCGTTGCTTTTTATGATGCTCTAGCCGCCGGATATGAAGTCGAAGAAGCCTACGAGTTAGGCTGTTCGCAGATGATGAGTTTTTTAGAACAGGAAACTCCGGTTTTTAAGAAAAAACCCTTAATTCCGACTCTGATTAATATAGATATTCATGTTTTTGACGACGTTATTCCTCCGAACCCGTATCAAGGATTAGCGGCTTTTGGAGAAGAAGATGCCGACTTCTTTTTTGGGCAAGAAAACTTTATTAATAAATTAGTAGAAGTTACGCAAAACCAACCATTAGTAGGAATTATTGGGCCGAGTGGTAGTGGGAAATCCTCGGTAGTATTTGCAGGTTTAATTCCCAAATTGCGACAACAGGGGAACTGGTTAATAGAGGTTTTCCGTCCAGGGAAAGAACCGTTTTTACCTTTAGCTTCTGCCTTAGTGCGACAACTGGAACCGGAAGCGGGAGAAACTCAATTCTTGCGGGAATCTGTGGGACTCGCCAGTGATTTTCAACAAGGGAGAATCACAGTACAACAGGTGATTTCTCGAATTTTAGAACGCAATCCTGGGAAACGGTTATTATTAGTTGCAGACCAATTAGAGGAACTATATACCCTGTGTCCGGTGAAGGAAGAACAGGAACGCTTTGCTGATGAATTACTAGCGGCTATTGCTCAAGAAAATGTTAGATTAGTTTTTACCTTACGGGCGGATTTTCTGAATTATGTCCTGTCCTATCGTCCGTTTCGGGATGCGTTACAAGCCCATACACCACAATTCCTAAGTTCGATGAAACGGGAGGAATTACAACAAGCCATTGAACTCCCCGCCCAAAAATTAGAAGTAGAATTAGAAGAACAATTAACCCAAAGAATCCTTGATGATGTGGGGCAAGAACCGGGGAATTTACCGTTATTAGAATTTGCCTTAACTCGGTTATGGGAAAAACAGAAAAACCGAACGTTAACTCATGCAGCATATCAAGAAATTGGGGGGGTTAAAAAAGCGATCGCCAATCATGCCGAACAAGTTTATCAAAAATTGAGTGAACCGGAGAAACAACAGGCGCAGCGAATTTTTGTACAGTTAGTGCGTCCAGGGGAAGGAACAGAAGATACCCGACGAGTGGCGACCCGTGCAGAAGTGGGGGAAGATAATTGGAATTTGGTCAGTTATTTAGCAGGATATCAAGCCCGGTTAGTGGTGACGGGACGACATCAGAAAGACCTAACCCCCCGACCCCCTTCCCTGCCTGGGAATGGGGAGTATGAAAGCCCCTCGCCTCGCAGGAGAGGGGTTTGGGGAGAGGTCACTTTTGCAGAAGATACAGTAGAAGTCATCCATGAAGCGTTAATTCGAGAATGGGAAACGCTGCGACAGTGGATTAATGATAACCGTGAGTTTCGGACATGGCAAGAACGGCTAAAGCTGGCACTGCGAGAATGGAAAAATAATAAACAGGATGTTGAATGGTTATTGTGGGGGACACTCTTGACGGTGGCGGAAGATTGGTTACAAAAACGCGCCGATGAAATAACCTCCGAGGAACGGGATTTTATTCAAGTTAGCATTAAAGACAGAGATAGGGAAAAACGAGAAATTGAACGCAGGCGACGGTTAACTTTAATGGGGTTAAGTGGCTTTTCCGTGATTGCCTTAAGTTTAGCTGGGGTGGCAGGTTTTGGTTTATGGAACGCGAGGATTAAAGAAATTAATGGTTTGGCTCAATATTCCGATGCCCTTTTGAATTTAGACGGGTCAAAAGCAGTCAAAGCCAGTTTAAAAGCAGCGATGCAAATGCAACAAACACCCCTGGTTGATGCTGATACCCGCACCCAAGTGGAACTCGCATTATTGAATATCGTTTCCAATGTAGCAGCACCAAACACTTTGGGGGGACACGCACAGGGGGTTTATGGGGTGAGTTTCAGCCCCGATGGCAAGTTCCTGGCGACCGGGAGTGCTGACAGGACAGTGAAACTGTGGGATGCCAGCACTGGCAAAGAAATCAAAACCCTCAGTGGGCATATCAACTCGGTTAAAGCGGTGAGTTTCAGCCCCGATGGCAAGCTGCTGGCCACTGGCAGTGAAGACAAGACGGTGAAACTGTGGAATACCACTACTTGGGAAGAAATCAAAACCCTGACTGGGCGGAGCTCGGTTCATGCGGTGAGTTTCAGCCCCGATAGCAAGCTGCTGGCGACCGGGAGTGCTGACAGCATGGTGAAACTGTGGGATGTCAGCACTGGCAAAGAAATCAAAACCCTGACTAGGCCTACCGACGGGGTTTATGGGGTGAGTTTCAGCCCCGATGGCAAGCTGCTGGCGACCGGGAGTGCTGACAGCATGGTGAAACTGTGGGATGTCAGCACTGGCAAAGAAATCAAAACCCTGACTGGGCATACTCACTTGGTTTATGGGGTGAGTTTCAGCCCCGATGGCAAGTTCCTGGCGACCGGGAGTGCTGACAACACGGTGAAACTCTGGGATGTCAGCACTGGCAAAGAAATCAAAACCCTCACTGGGCATACCCACTCGGTTAATGCAGTGAGTTTCAGCCCCGATGGCAAGTTCCTGGCGACCGGGAGTGCTGACAACACGGTGAAACTCTGGGATGCCAGCACCGGCAAAGAAATCAAAACCCTCAGTGGGCATACCGACTGGGTTTATGGGGTGAGTTTCAGCCCCGATGGCAAAACGCTGGCGACCGGGAGTTATGACAACACGGTGAAACTCTGGGATGCTAGCACCGGCAAAGAAATCAAAACCCTCAGTGGGCATACCTACTGGGTTAAAGCGGTGAGTTTCAGCCCCGATAGCAAGCTGCTGGCGACCGGGAGTTATGACAAGACGGTGAAACTGTGGGATGCCAGCACCGGGGAAGAAATCAAACCCCTCAGTGGGCATACCCACGTGGTTCATGCGGTGAGTTTCAGCCCCGATAGCAAGTTGCTGGCGACCGGGAGTAGTGACACAACCGTGAAACTGTGGAATGTCAGCACCGGCAAAGAAATCAAAACCCTCAGTGGGCATATCAACTCGGTTAATGCGGTGAGTTTCAGCGCCGATGGCAACCGCCTGGCGACCGGGAGTGGTGACACAACTGTGAAACTGTGGGATGTCAGCACTGGCAAAGAAATCAAAACCCTGACTGGGCATATCAACTCGGTTCATGCGGTGAGTTTCAGCCCCGATGGCAAGCTGCTGGCGACCGGGAGTTATGACAACACGGTGAAACTGTGGGATGCCAGCACCGGCAAAGAAATCAAAACCCTCAGTGGGCATACCCACTCGGTTCATGCGGTGAGTTTCAGCCCCGATGGCAAGCTGCTGGCGACCGGGAGTGCTGACAACACGGTGAAACTGTGGGATGCCAGCACCGGGGAAGAAATCAAACCCCTCAGTGGGCATACCCACTGGGTTATTGCAGTGAGTTTCAGCCCCGATAGTAAGCTGCTGGCGACCGGGAGTGCTGACAGCAGGGTGAAACTGTGGGATGCCAGCACCGGGGAAGAAATAAAAACCCTCAGTGGGCATACGGACTGGGTTTATGGGGTGAGTTTCAGCCCCGATGGCAAAAAGCTGGCGACGGTCAGTGGTGACAACAAGGTGAAACTGTGGCGGTTAGATTTTGATTATTTAGTTCAGGAGGGATGCAAGTTTATTGACAATTATCTCAAGCCTAATCCTGATGATGTCGAAGCCCAAGAAATTGAATGGGAGTTGTGTAGTAAACTATCTAAAAGATAG
- a CDS encoding iron-containing alcohol dehydrogenase, whose translation MPQTASTQNLISTSVVSLNIAPAQVLRGNNALTQAGEAIAGFGQRPLIIGGDRSLPLTVQALQPILERHQLQYSQIYYGADCSETSLTALRQAVSNHKADFIIGTGGGKALDAAKLIAHQCHLPIVTIPTSGATCAAWTALSNVYSEDGAFLYDVSLARCPDLLILDYNLIQTAPQRMLVAGIGDAIAKWYEASVSSGHSDQTFMIAAVQQARVLRDILLQKSLTALQDNGGETWREVVDATVLLAGVIGGIGGAQCRTVAAHAVHNGLTHVAASHGTLHGEKVAFGILVQLRLEEMVQGNQLAATARQQLLKFYTDLGLPQTLNDLGMGKITLAELRQAADVACNERSDIHRLPFKVVPEQLMAAMVSTTAPGELRITNYELRVGKTKDSYPES comes from the coding sequence ATGCCTCAAACCGCCTCAACCCAGAATCTAATATCCACTTCGGTTGTGAGTTTAAATATTGCCCCAGCCCAAGTTTTACGCGGCAATAACGCCTTAACACAAGCAGGAGAGGCGATCGCAGGCTTTGGTCAACGGCCCTTAATCATTGGTGGCGATCGCTCCTTACCCCTGACTGTTCAAGCCCTACAACCCATTTTAGAACGTCATCAACTCCAATATTCTCAAATCTACTATGGGGCTGACTGTAGCGAAACCAGCTTAACCGCCCTACGTCAAGCCGTTAGCAACCATAAGGCCGATTTTATCATCGGGACGGGGGGCGGAAAAGCCCTGGATGCGGCCAAACTGATCGCCCATCAATGTCATCTCCCGATCGTTACCATTCCCACTTCTGGGGCGACCTGCGCCGCTTGGACAGCCCTCTCTAACGTTTATTCCGAGGATGGGGCTTTTTTATATGATGTTAGTTTAGCCCGGTGTCCTGATTTATTGATTTTGGACTATAACTTAATTCAAACCGCCCCCCAACGGATGTTAGTGGCGGGTATTGGGGATGCGATCGCTAAATGGTATGAAGCCAGTGTCAGTAGTGGACATTCCGATCAAACCTTCATGATTGCTGCGGTACAACAGGCGCGAGTCTTGCGAGATATATTATTACAAAAATCCTTAACCGCCTTACAAGACAACGGTGGCGAAACTTGGCGGGAAGTTGTCGATGCGACGGTATTACTAGCCGGAGTGATTGGCGGTATTGGTGGCGCCCAATGTCGCACCGTTGCGGCCCATGCGGTTCATAATGGTTTAACCCATGTTGCGGCTAGTCACGGGACTTTACACGGGGAAAAAGTCGCCTTTGGAATTTTAGTACAACTGCGTTTAGAAGAAATGGTACAGGGCAATCAACTCGCGGCCACTGCTAGACAACAATTATTAAAGTTTTACACCGATTTAGGTTTACCCCAAACCCTGAATGATTTGGGAATGGGTAAAATCACCTTAGCCGAACTGCGACAAGCCGCCGACGTTGCTTGTAATGAACGTTCTGATATTCACCGTTTACCGTTTAAAGTAGTTCCAGAACAGTTAATGGCGGCAATGGTATCAACTACAGCCCCAGGGGAATTACGAATTACGAATTATGAATTACGAGTGGGGAAGACCAAAGACTCTTACCCAGAATCCTAG
- a CDS encoding aminotransferase, class I and II: MTLDWISPADRIQALPPYVFARLDELKANARQQGLDLIDLGMGNPDGATPEPIVEAAIEALKNPANHGYPPFEGTANFRRAITNWYHRRYGVSLDPNGEALPLLGSKEGLGHLALAYINPGDLVLVPSPSYPVHFRGPIIAGGKVHSIILKPENNWLIDLGSIPDSVAEQAKILYFNYPSNPTGATAPREFFEEIVAFAHKYQILLVHDLCYAELAFDGYQPTSLLEIPGGKEIGVEFHTMSKTYNMAGWRVGFAVGNSKVLQGLRTLKTNLDYGVFSALQTAAETALNLPDSYLKEVQERYCTRRDFLIKGLAELGWNVPKTLATMYLWVPCPEGMNSTDFALTVLQQTGVVFTPGNAFGIGGEGYFRISLVADCDRLGEALNRLKDANIRYQP, from the coding sequence ATGACATTAGATTGGATTAGCCCTGCTGACCGGATACAAGCCTTACCTCCTTATGTTTTTGCCCGTTTAGATGAATTGAAAGCCAACGCCCGTCAACAGGGCTTAGATTTAATTGATTTAGGTATGGGAAATCCTGACGGGGCCACACCTGAACCGATTGTTGAAGCGGCAATTGAAGCATTAAAAAATCCGGCAAATCATGGCTATCCACCCTTTGAAGGAACGGCTAATTTTAGACGAGCAATTACTAATTGGTATCACCGACGTTATGGTGTTTCCCTCGATCCCAATGGCGAAGCTTTACCCCTATTAGGGTCAAAAGAAGGATTAGGTCATTTGGCTTTAGCTTATATTAATCCGGGGGATCTGGTGTTAGTTCCTAGTCCTTCCTATCCCGTGCATTTTCGGGGGCCAATAATTGCCGGGGGAAAGGTTCATTCTATTATTTTGAAACCGGAAAATAACTGGCTAATTGATTTAGGATCTATTCCTGATTCTGTTGCTGAACAAGCTAAAATTCTCTATTTTAATTATCCCAGTAACCCCACGGGTGCAACCGCTCCCAGGGAATTTTTTGAGGAAATTGTTGCCTTTGCCCATAAATATCAAATTCTGCTAGTTCATGATTTATGTTATGCCGAATTAGCTTTTGACGGTTATCAACCTACGAGTTTATTAGAAATTCCTGGGGGAAAAGAAATCGGGGTAGAATTCCATACTATGTCTAAAACCTATAATATGGCAGGTTGGCGAGTTGGTTTTGCGGTGGGCAATTCCAAGGTTTTACAAGGGTTAAGAACCTTAAAAACTAATTTAGATTACGGGGTATTTTCGGCACTACAAACGGCGGCGGAAACCGCTTTAAATTTGCCCGATTCCTATTTAAAAGAAGTTCAAGAACGCTATTGCACCCGGCGAGATTTCCTGATTAAAGGGTTAGCAGAATTGGGCTGGAATGTGCCTAAAACCTTAGCTACAATGTATTTATGGGTTCCCTGTCCAGAGGGGATGAATTCCACGGATTTTGCTCTCACAGTCTTACAACAAACAGGTGTGGTTTTTACCCCTGGAAATGCCTTTGGTATCGGTGGAGAAGGCTATTTTAGAATTAGTTTAGTGGCAGATTGCGATCGCTTGGGAGAAGCATTAAACCGCTTAAAAGATGCTAATATTCGGTATCAACCCTAA
- the ureE gene encoding urease accessory protein ureE yields the protein MIIFTQLIPEKEHQQVTVNLALTAEERTKTRQYIETLEGKTYYLRLPRGIVLKAGDLLTSDAQDIWAKVIAKPEPIITVRANHSLDLLKAAYHLGNRHVRLEITSDYLRFSPDPVLSSMLVHQGLTIQEEIAPFYPERGAYGHEH from the coding sequence ATGATTATTTTTACGCAATTAATTCCAGAGAAAGAGCATCAACAGGTTACAGTTAATCTGGCTCTAACCGCAGAAGAACGCACAAAAACCCGTCAATATATTGAAACTTTAGAGGGTAAAACCTATTATCTTCGTCTTCCTAGGGGAATAGTTTTAAAAGCGGGGGATTTATTAACCTCTGATGCTCAAGATATTTGGGCAAAAGTGATTGCTAAACCTGAACCTATTATTACAGTCAGGGCTAACCATTCCCTCGATTTATTAAAAGCGGCTTATCATTTAGGAAATCGTCATGTTCGGTTAGAAATTACCTCCGACTATTTACGATTTTCCCCCGATCCTGTATTATCTTCAATGTTAGTGCATCAAGGATTAACAATTCAAGAAGAAATTGCTCCTTTTTATCCTGAACGGGGAGCTTATGGACACGAGCATTAA
- the ureF gene encoding urease accessory protein F — protein MDTSINNYELRIMILNLLQLSSPALPLGAYSYSEGLETLVETQVITDHSSLLQWLIQDLNYGAIRLEAALMVRAYRCVINQDYHQFSYWNQWSTAAKETSEFRQQSWQMGNTLIQLLVNLEKVKQTDLELPDLKDWTEKVGKPCNYAIAFGLGAVYWDLDLKNALLGYLYSWATNLINAGVKLIPLGQTMGQTLLLQLHPEIESTATAILQLEDEDLVSCNWGLALASMAHETQYSRLFRS, from the coding sequence ATGGACACGAGCATTAATAATTACGAATTACGAATAATGATTTTAAATTTATTACAACTTTCAAGTCCGGCTTTACCTTTGGGTGCTTATAGTTATTCTGAAGGTTTAGAAACCTTAGTGGAAACTCAAGTTATTACTGATCATTCTAGTTTATTACAGTGGTTAATTCAAGACTTGAATTATGGCGCAATTCGGTTAGAAGCTGCCTTAATGGTTCGGGCTTATCGCTGTGTGATTAATCAAGATTATCACCAATTTAGTTATTGGAATCAATGGTCAACGGCGGCGAAAGAAACATCGGAATTTCGACAACAAAGTTGGCAGATGGGAAATACTTTAATCCAGCTTTTAGTTAATTTGGAAAAGGTAAAACAAACAGATTTAGAATTACCTGATCTGAAAGATTGGACGGAAAAAGTGGGCAAACCTTGTAATTATGCGATCGCATTTGGACTAGGTGCAGTATATTGGGATCTTGATCTCAAAAATGCTTTACTGGGATATCTCTATAGTTGGGCGACTAATTTAATTAATGCTGGGGTAAAACTAATTCCTTTAGGTCAAACTATGGGTCAAACTTTACTCTTACAATTACACCCGGAAATAGAATCAACAGCTACAGCTATTTTACAATTAGAAGATGAGGATTTAGTGAGTTGTAATTGGGGGTTAGCATTAGCAAGCATGGCCCATGAAACCCAATATAGTCGATTATTTAGAAGTTGA
- the ureG gene encoding urease accessory protein G, whose protein sequence is MGSFSFNFMSGLRVGIAGPVGSGKTALVDVLCKQMRTSYQLAVVTNDIYTQEDAQFLVNSQALESDRILGVETGGCPHTAIREDASLNLAAIEQLETKFNHLDLLFVESGGDNLAATFSPELVDITIYVIDVAAGDKIPRKGGPGITKSDLLVINKIDLAPLVGADLGIMERDAKKMRGNKPFVFTNLKTQQGLDAIIKFIKSHLIP, encoded by the coding sequence ATGGGTAGTTTTAGTTTTAATTTTATGTCTGGTTTACGAGTTGGAATTGCTGGGCCAGTAGGTTCGGGAAAAACAGCCTTAGTTGATGTTTTGTGTAAGCAAATGCGAACCTCCTATCAATTAGCGGTAGTTACAAACGATATTTATACTCAAGAAGATGCTCAATTTTTAGTTAATTCCCAAGCCTTAGAAAGCGATCGCATTTTAGGGGTAGAAACCGGAGGTTGTCCCCATACAGCTATTCGGGAAGATGCTTCATTAAATTTAGCAGCTATTGAACAATTAGAAACCAAATTTAATCATTTAGATTTGTTATTTGTAGAAAGTGGTGGGGATAATTTAGCCGCTACCTTTAGCCCAGAATTAGTGGATATTACTATTTACGTTATTGATGTAGCCGCCGGAGATAAAATTCCCCGTAAAGGTGGCCCAGGAATTACCAAATCCGATCTATTAGTAATTAATAAAATTGATCTCGCGCCCTTAGTCGGTGCAGATTTAGGCATCATGGAAAGAGACGCGAAAAAAATGCGAGGAAACAAACCCTTTGTATTTACAAACCTAAAAACCCAACAAGGATTAGATGCTATCATCAAATTTATTAAATCCCACTTAATCCCGTAG